In Malus sylvestris chromosome 16, drMalSylv7.2, whole genome shotgun sequence, the following are encoded in one genomic region:
- the LOC126608441 gene encoding serine/threonine protein phosphatase 2A 57 kDa regulatory subunit B' theta isoform-like: protein MIKNLFGKLPRKPSKSAENREFGGSSAPTLNASSIGSRSGDVGNRPLNSNRVPLSGLDSASNLGYGHGSKPPQLVNSSLNSVTTSYEAFPAFRDVPNSEKHNLFVKKLNLCCVVFDFTDPTKNLREKDIKRQTLLELVDYVTSANGKFTEIIVQEVVKVVSVNLFRSFSPQPRENKVLEGFDLEEEEPLMDPAWSHLQIVYELFLRFVASPETDAKVSKKYIDQSFVLKLLDLFDSEDPREREYLKTILHRVYGKFMAHRPFIRKAINNIFFRFIFETEKHNGIAELLEVLGSIINGFALPLKEEHKLFLVQALIPLHKPRCLQMYHQQLSYCISQFVEKDCRLADTVIRGLLKYWPITNSSKEVMFLSELEETLEATQPAEFQKCMVPLFRQISRCLSSSHFQVAERALYLWNNDHIENLIRENCKVILPIIFPALEKNGRNHWNQVARSLTLNIRKIYSDVDPELFEECLLKFQEEEAKEEEIKAKHEATWKRLEEVAASNAVSSEAVGHRLGPIQTSSS, encoded by the exons ATGATCAAGAATTTATTTGGTAAGCTTCCTAGGAAGCCGTCTAAGTCAGCCGAGAATCGTGAGTTTGGGGGTTCATCTGCCCCTACATTGAATGCTTCCTCCATAGGTTCAAGAAGTGGTGATGTAGGGAATAGGCCACTTAATTCGAATAGAGTACCTCTTTCGGGCCTTGATTCTGCTTCAAATTTAGGATATGGCCATGGAAGCAAGCCCCCCCAACTTGTCAACTCAAGTCTGAATTCTGTTACAACTTCTTATGAAGCATTTCCAGCGTTTAGAGATGTACCCAACTCCGAGAAGCATAACTTGTTTGTGAAAAAGCTGAACTTATGTTGTGTAGTGTTTGACTTCACTGACCCGACGAAAAATCTGAGAGAAAAAGACATCAAGCGGCAGACGTTGCTAGAGCTTGTAGATTATGTTACCTCTGCAAATGGTAAGTTCACTGAAATTATAGTTCAAGAAGTTGTAAAGGTGGTGAGTGTAAATTTGTTCAGGTCGTTCTCTCCACAGCCCCGAGAGAACAAGGTTTTAGAAGGATTTgatttggaggaggaggagcctTTGATGGACCCTGCATGGTCACACTTACAGATTGTATATGAACTTTTTCTGAGGTTTGTTGCATCACCTGAGACAGATGCAAAGGTTTCTAAGAAGTACATTGATCAGTCTTTTGTTCTCAAATTATTGGATCTCTTTGATTCTGAGGATCCCAGGGAAAGGGAGTACTTAAAAACAATTCTGCATCGTGTCTATGGAAAATTTATGGCGCATCGCCCATTCATTAGGAAGGCGATCAACAATATatttttccgatttatttttgaaacagaAAAGCACAATGGGATTGCTGAGCTTTTAGAGGTTTTGGGCAGTATAATCAATGGATTTGCTCTTCCGCTTAAAGAAGAACACAAACTTTTCCTAGTTCAGGCTCTGATCCCCCTTCACAAGCCAAGATGCTTACAAATGTACCATCAGCAGTTGTCCTACTGCATTTCACAGTTTGTCGAGAAAGATTGCAGGCTTGCAGATACTGTTATAAGAGGGTTGTTAAAGTACTGGCCAATCACAAATAGTTCAAAGGAAGTCATGTTCCTAAGTGAGCTCGAGGAAACTTTAGAAGCAACTCAGCCAGCAGAATTTCAGAAATGTATGGTACCACTATTCCGCCAAATATCTCGTTGCTTGAGCAGTTCACACTTTCAG GTGGCAGAGAGGGCTTTGTACTTGTGGAACAATGATCACATCGAGAACTTAATCAGAGAAAACTGTAAAGTCATATTGCCCATTATCTTTCCTGCCCTGGAGAAGAATGGCCGCAACCACTGGAACCAAGTGGCCCGGAGCTTGACATTAAATATCCGTAAAATCTACTCCGACGTTGATCCTGAGCTATTTGAGGAGTGTTTGCTCAAATTTCAAGAAGAGGAAGCAAAAGAGGAGGAGATTAAAGCAAAACATGAAGCCACCTGGAAGCGCTTAGAAGAGGTTGCTGCTTCAAATGCTGTTAGCAGTGAAGCAGTTGGTCACCGTTTGGGTCCAATCCAAACATCTTCAAGCTAA
- the LOC126607873 gene encoding stemmadenine O-acetyltransferase-like, with product MQMKIEIVSEDQCKPSSPTPDHLKSYKLSLLDQIAPIFYVPVVLFYSASENIDDTTIVDRLKKSLSETLTCFYPLAGRIEGNASVDCEDGVVVFTKARAHIQLSEILKTPEMDLVQQLLPLDPYNIRTDKAVAAMAVQLNRFDCGGMGIGICLSHKIADGATLSSFLDAWATRSRGISENITPSLNSATMFPPRDKEIFMPTNLIKRENIVTKRFVFDASSLAKLKVKASKGLCTDDRAPTRVEALTALICKSSMNTKNGTLGKGRPSMAISHVVNLRERMAPPLPEHSFGNIWRFAVASIMNDESNPELHDFVVRLRKVIRKIDDDYVRKLQGEDGFTHACEPLKETSELVSEGEVEFFRFSSWIRFSLYNTDFGWGKPTWACIPNVPIKNVVILLSSSSGDGIEAWVTLDEEDMAKFERDHELLEFVSVAPSS from the coding sequence ATGCAGATGAAGATTGAGATAGTCTCTGAAGATCAATGTAAACCATCATCTCCGACTCCAGACCACCTTAAGAGCTACAAACTCTCTCTGCTAGATCAGATAGCTCCTATCTTTTACGTGCCCGTCGTTCTCTTCTACTCAGCTTCTGAAAACATTGACGATACCACCATTGTCGATAGGCTGAAGAAATCTTTATCCGAAACCTTGACCTGTTTTTACCCTTTGGCCGGAAGGATTGAGGGTAACGCATCCGTGGATTGTGAAGATGGAGTTGTTGTCTTCACAAAAGCTAGAGCTCACATTCAGCTCTCTGAGATACTAAAAACTCCAGAAATGGATTTAGTGCAACAACTTCTTCCACTTGATCCCTACAATATTAGAACAGACAAGGCGGTTGCAGCCATGGCCGTCCAATTGAACCGTTTTGACTGCGGTGGCATGGGCATTGGGATCTGCCTTTCGCACAAGATCGCAGATGGTGCAACATTGTCTTCGTTCCTTGATGCTTGGGCAACAAGGTCACGTGGTATTTCAGAAAACATCACTCCCTCCCTAAATTCAGCCACCATGTTTCCACCTAGGGACAAAGAAATCTTCATGCCAACCAATTTGATCAAGAGAGAAAATATCGTGACAAAGAGGTTTGTGTTTGATGCATCCAGCTTAGCCAAGCTGAAAGTCAAAGCATCCAAGGGTTTGTGCACGGACGACCGTGCTCCTACTCGTGTGGAAGCTCTGACAGCCCTTATATGCAAGTCTAGCATGAATACGAAGAATGGTACATTGGGTAAGGGCAGGCCATCAATGGCGATATCCCATGTGGTGAATTTAAGGGAACGAATGGCTCCACCTTTGCCAGAGCATTCTTTTGGTAATATCTGGCGGTTTGCTGTTGCATCCATAATGAACGACGAAAGCAACCCAGAGTTGCATGACTTCGTGGTTCGATTAAGAAAAGTAATAAGGAAGATCGATGATGATTATGTGAGGAAACTGCAAGGTGAAGATGGGTTTACACATGCTTGTGAGCCTCTAAAAGAAACCAGTGAATTGGTCTCCGAAGGAGAGGTTGAGTTTTTCAGGTTCAGCAGTTGGATTAGGTTTTCCCTATACAACACTGATTTTGGATGGGGAAAACCCACCTGGGCATGCATTCCTAATGTGCCCATCAAGAATGTTGTCATACTGTTGAGCAGTAGCTCGGGTGACGGAATAGAGGCATGGGTGACCTTGGACGAGGAAGACATGGCTAAATTTGAACGTGATCACGAGCTTCTAGAATTTGTTTCTGTGGCACCAAGCTCATAA